The following proteins are encoded in a genomic region of Procambarus clarkii isolate CNS0578487 chromosome 23, FALCON_Pclarkii_2.0, whole genome shotgun sequence:
- the LOC138367746 gene encoding zonadhesin-like: MLATKSQRPRANDQELTTKSQRPRANDQELTTKSQRPRANDQELTTKSQRPRASDQEPTTKSQRPRANDQEPTTKSQRPRANDQEPATKSQRPRANDQEPTTKSQRPRANDQEPTTKSQRPRANDQELTTKSQRPRASDQEPTTKSQRPRANDQEPTTKSQRPRASDQEPTTKSQRPRANDQEPATKSQRPRANDQEPTTKSQRPRSQRPRASDQEPATKSQRPRANDQEPTTKSQRPRANDQEPTTKSQRPRASDQEPTTKSQRPRANDQEPATKSQRPRANDQEPATKSQRPRANDQEPTTKSQRQEPTTKSQRPRASDQEPTTKSQRPRANDQELTTKSQRPRANDQEPTTKSQRPRASDQEPTTKS; this comes from the exons ATGCTGG CGACCAAGAGCCAACGACCAAGAGCCAACGACCAAGAGCTAACGACTAAGAGCCAGCGACCAAGAGCCAACGACCAAGAGCTAACGACTAAGAGCCAACGACCAAGAGCCAACGACCAAGAGCTAACGACTAAGAGCCAGCGACCAAGAGCCAGCGACCAAGAGCCAACGACCAAGAGCCAACGACCAAGAGCCAACGACCAAGAGCCAACGACCAAGAGCCAACGACCAAGAGCCAACGACCAAGAGCCAGCGACCAAGAGCCAGCGACCAAGAGCCAACGACCAAGAGCCAACGACCAAGAGCCAGCGACCAAGAGCCAACGACCAAGAGCCAACGACCAAGAGCCAACGACCAAGAGCCAACGACCAAGAGCTAACGACTAAGAGCCAGCGACCAAGAGCCAGCGACCAAGAGCCAACGACCAAGAGCCAACGACCAAGAGCCAACGACCAAGAGCCAACGACCAAGAGCCAGCGACCAAGAGCCAGCGACCAAGAGCCAACGACCAAGAGCCAACGACCAAGAGCCAACGACCAAGAGCCAGCGACCAAGAGCCAACGACCAAGAGCCAACGACCAAGAGCCAACGACCAAGAGCCAACGACCAAGA AGCCAACGACCAAGAGCCAGCGACCAAGAGCCAGCGACCAAGAGCCAACGACCAAGAGCTAACGACCAAGAGCCAACGACCAAGAGCCAACGACCAAGAGCCAACGACCAAGAGCCAACGACCAAGAGCCAACGACCAAGAGCCAGCGACCAAGAGCCAACAACCAAGAGCCAGCGACCAAGAGCCAACGACCAAGAGCCAGCGACCAAGAGCCAGCGACCAAGAGCCAACGACCAAGAGCCAGCGACCAAGAGCCAACGACCAAGAGCCAACGACCAAGAGCCAACGACCAAGAGCCAACGACAAGAGCCAACGACCAAGAGCCAGCGACCAAGAGCCAGCGACCAAGAGCCAACGACCAAGAGCCAACGACCAAGAGCCAACGACCAAGAGCTAACGACTAAGAGCCAGCGACCAAGAGCCAACGACCAAGAGCCAACGACCAAGAGCCAGCGACCAAGAGCCAGCGACCAAGAGCCAACGACCAAGAGCTAA
- the LOC138367747 gene encoding golgin subfamily A member 6-like protein 25 has product MTTKVHNSTERLRMTTKVHKSTESLRMTTKVHNSTERLRMTTKVHNSTERLRMTTKVHNSTESLRMTTKVHNSTERLRMTTKVHNSTESLRMTTKVHNSTERLRMTTKVQNCTERLRMTTKVHNSTERPRMTTKVQNCTERLRMTTKVHNSTERLRMTTKVHKSTESLRMTTKVHNSTERLRMTTKVQNCTERLRMTTKVHNSTERLRMTTKVHNSTERLRMTTKVHNSTERLRMTTKVQNCTERLRMTTKVHNSTERLRMTTKVHNSTERLRMTTKVHNSTERLRMTTKVHNSTERLRMTTKVQNCTERPMIVRNITE; this is encoded by the coding sequence ATGACCACAAAAGTACATAATAGCACAGAAAGACTCAGAATGACCACAAAAGTACATAAAAGCACGGAAAGTCTCAGAATGACCACAAAAGTACATAATAGCACAGAAAGACTCAGAATGACCACAAAAGTACATAATAGCACAGAAAGACTCAGAATGACCACAAAAGTACATAATAGCACAGAAAGTCTCAGAATGACCACAAAAGTACATAATAGCACAGAAAGACTCAGAATGACCACAAAAGTACATAATAGCACAGAAAGTCTCAGAATGACCACAAAAGTACATAATAGCACAGAAAGACTCAGAATGACCACAAAAGTACAGAATTGCACAGAAAGACTCAGAATGACCACAAAAGTACATAATAGCACAGAAAGACCCAGAATGACCACAAAAGTACAGAATTGCACAGAAAGACTCAGAATGACCACAAAAGTACATAATAGCACAGAAAGACTCAGAATGACCACAAAAGTACATAAAAGCACGGAAAGTCTCAGAATGACCACAAAAGTACATAATAGCACAGAAAGACTCAGAATGACCACAAAAGTACAGAATTGCACAGAAAGACTCAGAATGACCACAAAAGTACATAATAGCACAGAAAGACTCAGAATGACCACAAAAGTACATAATAGCACAGAAAGACTCAGAATGACCACAAAAGTACATAATAGCACAGAAAGACTCAGAATGACCACAAAAGTACAGAATTGCACAGAAAGACTCAGAATGACCACAAAAGTACATAATAGCACAGAAAGACTCAGAATGACCACAAAAGTACATAATAGCACAGAAAGACTCAGAATGACCACAAAAGTACATAATAGCACAGAAAGACTCAGAATGACCACAAAAGTACATAATAGCACAGAAAGACTCAGAATGACCACAAAAGTACAGAATTGCACTGAAAGACCCATGATAGTACGGAATATCACAGAATGA